The following coding sequences are from one Fusobacteriaceae bacterium window:
- a CDS encoding HNH endonuclease: protein MVKIEKSLRYAGKVFASSNEWKRGTDVFQQLINDSHNKCYICEDSESELNVDHIKPQSKYSEPEYAFGWDNLLPACKNHCNALKGNAYENIINPTVIDPEQKIRLSLDDRWIAVEPLDGELDTQETVALLNRIYNATGASVNWRVKCAKLRGKVQKKVNVFLSYTENAGNSTYDALIMQEIDRSSPFAAFKREIVRNDPELLARFSAVLL, encoded by the coding sequence ATGGTCAAGATTGAGAAATCTCTCAGATATGCGGGCAAGGTATTTGCCTCATCCAACGAATGGAAGCGCGGCACCGATGTTTTTCAGCAACTCATAAACGATTCTCACAACAAGTGCTATATCTGCGAGGACAGTGAATCGGAACTGAATGTCGACCATATCAAACCCCAGTCAAAGTATTCCGAACCGGAGTATGCGTTTGGCTGGGACAATCTCTTGCCTGCCTGTAAAAATCATTGTAACGCGTTAAAAGGGAACGCCTATGAAAACATCATAAATCCGACGGTAATAGATCCGGAACAAAAAATCCGGCTGTCCCTTGACGACAGATGGATTGCGGTCGAACCCTTAGATGGGGAGCTTGATACACAAGAGACAGTAGCCTTGTTGAATCGCATATATAACGCAACAGGAGCAAGCGTCAACTGGCGCGTGAAATGCGCCAAATTGCGCGGGAAAGTGCAAAAAAAAGTCAACGTTTTCCTTAGCTATACGGAAAACGCCGGAAATTCTACATATGATGCGTTGATCATGCAAGAGATAGACCGTTCGTCGCCTTTCGCCGCATTTAAGCGCGAAATCGTTAGAAACGATCCTGAGTTACTTGCGCGATTTTCTGCTGTATTGTTATAA
- a CDS encoding DUF3791 domain-containing protein, producing MNEQAIKMNEDTLLFATFCISGIAEYLHIDDSDAYKLLTGKGNLLDDYILKYYDTLHTQSKEYVVEEVVDLLKKEGLIQ from the coding sequence ATGAATGAGCAAGCAATAAAAATGAATGAGGATACACTGCTCTTTGCGACGTTTTGCATTTCAGGGATAGCGGAATATTTGCATATTGATGATTCGGATGCATATAAATTGCTGACCGGAAAGGGAAACCTCCTGGACGACTATATTCTTAAGTATTACGACACGCTTCATACGCAAAGCAAGGAATACGTTGTAGAAGAAGTAGTTGACTTGTTGAAAAAGGAAGGATTGATTCAATGA
- a CDS encoding DUF3990 domain-containing protein produces the protein MILYHGSYTEIIHPDYWYGRARLDFGRGFYTTPHKKQAVKWTERFIRKYGKRVVSQYEFDEAKARENLRVLEFPKYSEEWLDFITLCRLGIGKTHEYDLIIGSVANDRVFDELEAYFNGYSDKVTAIEHLRYEEPNLQYCFSNQKAIDLYLHFIKSEVIL, from the coding sequence ATGATTCTCTACCATGGTTCCTACACCGAAATCATTCATCCCGATTATTGGTATGGCCGGGCAAGGCTTGATTTCGGTCGTGGTTTTTACACAACTCCTCACAAGAAGCAAGCCGTCAAATGGACGGAACGTTTCATTCGCAAATATGGCAAAAGAGTTGTTTCTCAGTATGAGTTTGATGAAGCAAAGGCAAGAGAAAATTTACGTGTTCTTGAATTTCCGAAATACAGCGAAGAATGGCTTGATTTTATTACCTTATGCCGTCTCGGCATCGGAAAGACCCATGAATATGATTTGATCATCGGAAGCGTCGCCAACGACCGCGTGTTTGATGAACTGGAAGCCTATTTTAACGGCTATTCCGATAAAGTGACGGCAATTGAACATCTGCGCTATGAAGAACCAAATCTCCAATACTGTTTCTCAAATCAGAAAGCCATTGATCTTTATCTGCATTTTATAAAAAGCGAGGTGATCCTGTGA
- the cysK gene encoding cysteine synthase A, whose protein sequence is MAKIAKSLTDLIGRTPLLELGNYSQGKGLTTPIVGKLEYFNPAGSVKDRIAWAIIKEAEEKGELKKNSVIIEPTSGNTGIGLASVAAARGYRIILTMPETMSVERRKLLAAYGAELVLTEGAKGMKGAIEKAKELAEQTPDSFVPGQFVNPANPRIHRETTGPEIWEDSDGKVDILVSGIGTGGTITGAGEFLKSKNPKIKIVAVEPADSPVLTQGKAGPHKIQGIGAGFVPDVLDTKIYDEVIPVKNEDAFAAGREVAKTDGLLVGISSGAALWAATELSKRPENAGKVIVAILPDTGERYLSTALFEG, encoded by the coding sequence ATGGCAAAAATCGCAAAGAGTCTCACGGATTTGATCGGAAGGACGCCGCTTCTGGAATTGGGGAATTATTCCCAGGGGAAAGGCCTCACGACGCCCATTGTCGGGAAACTGGAGTATTTCAACCCCGCCGGGAGCGTTAAGGACAGGATCGCCTGGGCCATCATCAAGGAGGCCGAAGAGAAAGGCGAACTTAAAAAGAATTCGGTCATTATCGAGCCCACCAGCGGCAATACCGGTATCGGACTGGCTTCCGTGGCCGCGGCCCGGGGTTACCGGATCATCCTCACCATGCCCGAAACCATGAGTGTCGAACGGCGAAAACTGCTGGCGGCCTACGGGGCGGAGCTCGTCCTCACCGAAGGGGCCAAAGGCATGAAAGGCGCCATCGAAAAGGCGAAAGAACTGGCGGAGCAGACGCCCGATTCCTTTGTTCCGGGACAATTTGTCAATCCCGCCAATCCCCGAATACACAGGGAGACCACGGGACCGGAGATCTGGGAAGACAGCGACGGCAAGGTGGACATCCTTGTTTCCGGGATTGGGACCGGCGGCACCATTACCGGGGCCGGAGAATTTCTCAAATCCAAGAACCCCAAAATCAAGATTGTCGCCGTGGAACCGGCGGATTCCCCTGTCCTGACCCAAGGGAAAGCGGGTCCTCACAAGATCCAGGGAATCGGCGCGGGATTCGTTCCCGACGTGCTCGATACGAAAATTTATGACGAAGTCATTCCGGTCAAAAATGAAGACGCCTTCGCGGCGGGCCGGGAAGTAGCCAAGACCGACGGCTTGCTTGTGGGGATCTCTTCAGGCGCGGCGCTTTGGGCGGCCACGGAATTGTCCAAACGGCCGGAAAACGCGGGTAAAGTCATTGTGGCGATTCTGCCCGATACGGGAGAGCGCTATTTGTCGACGGCGCTGTTTGAGGGATAA
- a CDS encoding serine O-acetyltransferase, which produces MRSKEGVMSGDIGRELDQLCGEILESYETRAAISHLSLDAFPRRDEIIDILHRFRDILFPGYFEPDGRPLETPAFSTRKKMLILYEKLHRQLYNALNLLLDRKKTEDEEAELSETTRKYALAILKKIPALRELLLADVKAAYEGDPAASSLEEVIFSYPGIFALMTHRIAHAIFLMKIPFIPRIMSEYAHNLTGIDIHPGAEIGPSLFIDHGTGVVIGGTAVIGEHVRLYQGVTLGALAIRDAESLRGTKRHPTLQDHVVVYAGATILGGDTVIEEGVVIGSNAFITESVRKKAKAPDAVVKPDENYVFNDWVI; this is translated from the coding sequence ATGAGAAGCAAGGAGGGCGTGATGAGCGGGGATATCGGAAGGGAACTGGATCAATTGTGCGGAGAAATCCTCGAAAGTTACGAAACGCGGGCGGCGATCAGTCATCTGTCGCTTGACGCCTTTCCCCGGCGGGATGAAATCATTGATATTTTGCATCGCTTTCGGGATATCCTGTTTCCGGGATATTTCGAACCGGACGGGCGTCCGTTGGAGACGCCCGCCTTTTCCACGCGCAAAAAGATGCTGATTCTCTATGAAAAGTTGCACCGCCAGCTCTATAACGCCCTCAATCTTCTGCTGGACAGAAAAAAGACCGAGGACGAAGAAGCGGAACTCTCGGAGACCACCCGGAAGTATGCGCTGGCCATATTAAAAAAAATCCCGGCGCTCCGGGAACTGCTTCTGGCCGATGTCAAGGCGGCCTATGAGGGGGATCCGGCGGCGTCAAGCCTCGAGGAGGTAATTTTTTCCTATCCCGGGATATTCGCCCTGATGACGCACAGGATCGCTCACGCCATTTTTTTGATGAAAATCCCCTTTATCCCGAGGATCATGAGCGAATACGCCCACAATCTGACGGGCATCGACATTCACCCGGGGGCGGAAATCGGGCCTTCGCTTTTTATCGATCACGGGACGGGGGTCGTGATCGGAGGAACCGCCGTTATCGGAGAACATGTGCGCCTGTATCAGGGCGTGACGCTGGGGGCTCTGGCGATCCGCGACGCGGAATCCTTAAGGGGTACGAAGCGGCATCCGACGCTTCAGGATCATGTGGTTGTGTACGCTGGCGCCACCATATTGGGGGGAGATACGGTCATCGAGGAAGGGGTCGTGATCGGGTCCAACGCCTTTATCACGGAGTCTGTCCGGAAAAAGGCGAAGGCGCCTGACGCCGTAGTCAAGCCCGATGAGAATTATGTGTTTAATGATTGGGTGATATGA
- a CDS encoding DUF4160 domain-containing protein encodes MPQIFRIGPYLVFFWANESLPLEPVHVHVSKGTPSANATKVWITEKGSALLCNNNSRISEKELSSILEILTARSGEIIEKWLGFFGTVHFYC; translated from the coding sequence ATGCCGCAAATCTTTAGAATCGGCCCGTATCTTGTTTTTTTCTGGGCAAACGAAAGCCTGCCCCTTGAACCCGTTCATGTCCACGTGTCGAAAGGAACGCCCAGCGCAAACGCGACCAAGGTATGGATTACGGAAAAAGGCAGCGCGCTTCTTTGTAACAACAATTCACGCATCAGCGAAAAAGAACTTTCCTCTATTTTGGAAATATTGACCGCAAGAAGCGGGGAAATTATCGAAAAATGGCTTGGTTTTTTCGGTACAGTTCATTTTTATTGCTGA
- a CDS encoding VOC family protein, whose protein sequence is MNRINIICLGVRDMKKSVKFYRDLGFQSNETSDSPQVIFFNSTGTKLELYPIQGLAEDINADSPPKISEGFPGITLAYNTHSEAEVNEVIELARKAGAVIAKEPQKVFWGGYSGYFQDPDGYYWEVAHNPFNKFDDQDMLIL, encoded by the coding sequence ATGAATAGAATCAACATTATCTGCCTGGGCGTCCGGGACATGAAAAAATCGGTAAAATTCTACCGCGACCTTGGCTTTCAATCCAATGAAACCTCAGACAGCCCGCAAGTAATCTTCTTCAACAGTACTGGCACAAAACTGGAATTATACCCGATTCAGGGACTCGCCGAAGACATTAACGCCGACAGCCCGCCGAAGATATCGGAAGGCTTTCCCGGGATCACCCTTGCCTACAACACCCATAGCGAGGCCGAAGTAAACGAAGTCATCGAGCTCGCCCGAAAAGCGGGCGCCGTCATCGCCAAAGAACCCCAAAAAGTTTTCTGGGGCGGTTACAGCGGCTATTTTCAGGATCCTGACGGCTATTACTGGGAAGTCGCGCACAATCCTTTTAACAAATTTGATGATCAGGATATGCTGATCTTGTAA
- the arsM gene encoding arsenite methyltransferase, producing the protein MIQKFTEYAKIFKALSDEKRLRILHYISAGELCACELLEKFHITQPTLSHHMKILSNCRLVRGRPAGKWTYYSLGADIDKDVLHILTCMNETEGGEDEFTLKTNEELKQAVKEKYAKLALGKAEDCDSCCTSAASCGTDIMMNEDYSELEGYAEDADLGLGCGLPTKFAGIKAGDTVVDLGSGAGNDSFIARAETGESGRVIGIDFTPEMVAKARDNAKKLNYTNVAFIQGDIENIPLPDNTADVIVSNCVLNLVPDKKAVFAGIYRVLKPAGHFSISDIVTVGKMPEQLKSTAELYAGCVSGAMEREEYMQIIKQAGFRNIAIQKERAIEIPEAVLRENLSEAELKRYHKNPDIIRSVTVYAKK; encoded by the coding sequence ATGATACAAAAATTCACGGAATACGCCAAAATCTTCAAAGCCCTGTCGGACGAAAAACGGCTGCGGATACTACATTACATTTCTGCGGGGGAATTGTGCGCCTGCGAATTGCTGGAAAAATTCCACATCACGCAACCCACGCTGTCCCATCATATGAAAATCCTCAGTAATTGCAGGCTGGTAAGGGGCCGCCCCGCCGGCAAATGGACTTATTATTCTCTCGGCGCGGATATCGACAAAGATGTCCTGCATATTCTGACTTGCATGAACGAAACGGAGGGAGGGGAAGACGAATTTACCTTGAAAACCAACGAAGAATTGAAGCAAGCGGTTAAAGAAAAATACGCGAAGCTGGCTTTGGGCAAAGCGGAAGATTGCGATTCTTGCTGCACAAGCGCCGCTTCCTGCGGAACCGATATCATGATGAATGAGGATTACAGCGAACTGGAAGGTTACGCCGAAGACGCCGATCTTGGCCTGGGCTGCGGATTGCCTACGAAATTCGCGGGGATCAAAGCCGGGGATACCGTCGTTGATCTCGGCAGCGGCGCGGGAAACGACAGCTTTATCGCGCGGGCGGAAACCGGGGAAAGCGGGCGCGTCATTGGGATTGACTTTACGCCGGAAATGGTCGCGAAGGCGAGAGACAACGCGAAAAAGCTCAACTATACCAATGTGGCGTTTATTCAGGGGGATATTGAAAATATCCCGCTGCCGGATAATACCGCCGATGTCATCGTCAGCAACTGCGTCCTCAATCTCGTGCCGGACAAGAAGGCCGTGTTCGCCGGGATTTACAGGGTCTTGAAACCTGCCGGACACTTCAGCATTTCCGATATCGTGACGGTAGGGAAAATGCCTGAGCAACTCAAATCCACGGCGGAACTCTACGCGGGCTGCGTCTCGGGCGCCATGGAGAGAGAAGAATATATGCAAATCATAAAGCAGGCGGGATTTCGCAATATTGCAATCCAGAAAGAACGGGCAATTGAGATTCCGGAGGCGGTTTTGCGGGAAAATCTGAGCGAAGCGGAACTGAAGCGTTATCATAAAAATCCGGATATTATTCGAAGCGTTACGGTGTACGCGAAAAAATAG